The following nucleotide sequence is from Nomascus leucogenys isolate Asia chromosome 13, Asia_NLE_v1, whole genome shotgun sequence.
GGAGGTGGCATACCTGCCTGTCAACCTCATGTGGGGTGGGCACGGGTGGGCAGAGGAGGTTGCCCAGTGGGCCAGGGATGGGGAGGAGCACCAGGAGCCAAAGGGTCCCTCCTGGAAGGCCAGACACTCGCGGACACTGGGTCACACTGCTGGAATGGAAGAGGGCAGAGTCTGTGGTCTGGGCACTGTGGCAGGGACAATAACCTGGACTGCAGATTCCGTGGGGAATTTGGGAGCGACTGACAGGGAGCATGGACACCCTTTCCCAGGAGAGTGTGGGAGGAGCCAGCTCCAGAGGCTGCCCTCCTGCAGTGGGTGCCCATGTGTGTCAGGTGCCTGCCCATGTGCTGAGGGCCTGTGTGGCCGTGGAGGCGTGTGTGCCCACAGCAGTGCTGCTTCCTCTCTGCCACTAGGAACCAAGAGCGGCGGCGAGCGTGGCAGGCCTCCCGGGAGAGCAAGCTGCAGCCCCTCCCCAGCTGTGAAGTATGGTGAGTCCAGCCGGCTGGTGTGTGCGTGTTGGGGGGCCCCAGTCCAGGAGACCCGGGCCTGACGTAGCCTGGCCCCAATGCCTGCAGTGCCACGCCAAGTCCTGAGGAGGTGCAGAGCTGGGCGCAGTCTTTTGACAAGCTGATGCACAGCCCAGCGGGACGCAGCGTGTTCCGGGCGTTCCTGCGGACAGAGTACAGCGAGGAGAACATGCTCTTCTGGCTGGCCTGCGAGGAGCTGAAGGCCGAGGCCAACCAGCATGTGGTAGACGAGAAGGCGAGGCTCATCTACGAGGACTACGTGTCCATCCTGTCCCCCAAGGAGGTGCGCCAGACACCAGAACGGGCAGGGGGCCGCCTGCTCCAGGCACCAGGTGGGGAAGGCAGCTCCCGAGCCCCCTGACCTCAGTGCCTTGTCCTACAGGTGAGCCTGGACTCCCGTGTGCGGGAGGGCATCAACAAGAAGATGCAGGAGCCGTCTGCACACACGTTCGACGACGCGCAGCTGCAGATCTACACGCTCATGCACCGGGACTCCTACCCACGCTTCCTCAGCTCTCCCACCTACCGTGCCCTGCTGCTGCAGGGACCCTCACAGTCCTCCTCCGAGGCCTAGGCCGCCCCCAGCAGCACAGACTCCGCCGCCTCCTATGGCCGACTCTGGGTTCCCTTCAGGTGTTGGTGTCGGCAGGGCTGTCGGGGCGCACGCCTGGCTGGCTGGAGTCCCCACCCGCGGAGACGGTCCTAGACCCAGTGAGGAGCGCTGTGTCTCCTGGCTCTGCCCACCCGTGGCCAAGCAGGAACTCCAGGTGCAGGGCGGGCCAGAAGCCCCCTCATCGGCCCGCAGATGGCTGGCCCGGTGCTCCTGGCTGGGGGCTCTTGCGTGGTGAGAGTAGGGGTCCCCCCAGGAGCCTCGCTGGGGCCTCCTCCCCAGGCAGCCGATGGGCCCCAGACAAGCCTTTGGTGGGGAACAGAACCTCCGCATCGTGTAGTTTTGTGACATAAGGAGACCTCCTACTTGAGCTGTCTGTACCCCAAAATCAAACCCAGAACCTCAGAACCAGATGTAGGACCTCAGAATCCTGCACTCAAGGTGGCAGGACCCAACTTCTGTTTTATATGTTCATGAACTTTAAACTTGGAAACATGTCCTTACTAGGTGTTTTATCAAAAAGAGGTTTTCATATTTATCTCTATCCCTAACCCCCCAAAAATAGGATGTCTTattattgaagatatttttaaagcaaaagtctCTACTCATTTTTGTGCAAGTCTGGGGAGAGACTGGAGAATGAGGAGTGGCCCCAGACTCAGGGCTGGGGAGAAGTGTGCTTGTCCCAGGGCAGGGGCTCCAGTGCCCCTTGGAGGGGAGACACAGCCGTGTGCTTGCCCTCTTCCCACGCCCTGGCCTCCACCAGACCCCTCCTCGGAACAGTGGTCCCAGTGGGTGGCTGTGCTTAACCCTGCCCAGGGCATGAGCTCCCGgcctcggcctcagcctccttcgCTGAAAGTGGGGCCAGAACAGTGCGACCCACAGCACCTCAGAAGTCGAGAGGTAACAGGAAGTGCCACCCAGGCCCAGCTGGATGGGGTCCCCAGAGGCAggctggctggggcaggaggggccGCTTGGTGCCAGGCACAATGTCATCTTTACCATCTCACAGGCCCCATGAGTTGAGTGCTCACCAGCCCATCCCCTGCATTTCTGGGAAGTTAAGTAAGTTGAAGCTGAAATTGGCTCAGGGTCCTGAGACCACAACTCCCATAAGAACAGTGGAGGCAGCATGGGGACAAGCTTCCCTGAAGTGCCAGGACCTGGGTCCCGAGCTGCCCATGCCGAGGCAGTGGGGAGGACATTACCCTGCACAGGACGCACACAGACCCGCTCCCCAGCTGCCCTCACAGGCAGAGCCGCCCCAAGTGATCTCTGAAGGTCAGCCAAGCTCCTCTCCTGGGGCTGACCCACCAGGGCCAAACCCAAGCACTGCCCGACCCCAGGGAGGGGCCTTATCCACAGCAGCAGGAACGGGTCAAACATGGGGGACGGGTCCACCAGGAGTAACGGCTGAGGAGAACAAGATggcaaaaagaaacatttaataacgAGGGGGAAAGGGCAGAAAGGTGCAATCCAGGCAGGCAGGTTGAGGGCAGGACATGCCGCCTTCTAGGGTCTCTAGAGAAGCTGTGTCAACGGAGGACGTGGGCAGGGGAGGGCCCAAGGCTGCAGCACATCTACACGAGGGCTCAGCAGAACTGCGAGAAAGGGGGTGAGGCCTCCAGCCTTGTGGCCACATGAGATCCCCCAGAGTGGAAGGCCGCACAGGCTCACCCACGGCTGGGGTCTCCACCCACCATGCCCGAGACTCCCAGGAAGCTGGTTGGGCAGGACCATCCCCAGTTCACACCACAGACCCCACAGAAGCTGAGACACCCCACCTCCAGAGAACGGAGCTGGGGGGCGCAGCCTGAGCCCGCTCACCCACCTTCCAGCGGTTTCCACACTCATTGCAGACAACAAAGGTGGTCATGGGCTCGTCAGAGCTGCGGGTCTGCACCTGTAAAGAGGGCTGGGTGAGCCCAGGGTCACCTCCATACTCTGCTGCAGATGGTAACCCCTCAACACGGGCAGTGCTGGCCTCGCAGCCACTGAGCTCCCACAGGTGACCTGATCTGAGGCCGCCTCGTGACTCCAACCTTCCAGAGCTGAGCCTCCAGGGGAGGGAGACAGAGTCTATCGGGGCAGAGGCCCTTGTGTGGGCCTGAAGCAGCTCACATTGGCTGGGGACCAGCAGGACCCAGACTTGGCTGAGGGCAAGAGGGTCCCAATGGTGGGGGGAACTAGCAGGGGTCCCCAGTGCCTGTGGCTGCCGTCCGGAAGGCCCAAGGGTGAGCCTCCGGCCACAGGCAGAGCCTGTTCTGACCAGCGGCTGGGAGCAGGAGAGAGGCAGGCTCTGCGCAGACCCAGGCCCCACGCAGCCTTCGAGGGGAAGGAAGGGCTGTCCTTGCAGCCTCTCACGAGTCCCATCTGCCAGGCACAGCGGCTGCCTCGACAcactcccctcttttttttttttttaagacagagtctcgctctgtcgcccaggctggagtgcagtggcgcaatctcaactcactgcaacctccaccttccgggttcaaccaattctcctgcctcagcctcctgagtagctgggattacaggcatgcgccaccacgcccggctaatttttgtatttttagtagagacggggtttcaccatgttagtcaggctggtctccaactcctgacctcatgatccgcctgcctcggcctcccaaagtgctgggattacagatgtgagccactgcgcccagccgcacTCCCCTCTTAACAGGGTCGCTGCCATCTCATGGGATCCACAGTCTCCCCAGCACACTCAGTGTCCACCTCCATGGCAGGGACTGACGGTCCTGCAGTCACTGCCAGGCAGCAGGCAGCACGGCCCTCCCACCGACGTCAACACCTCGAGGGCCCTCTGTtcaggctgggctgggccaggccaggccctCTGACTTGAGTACCCGCAACAAGTGGGCCCCACCACCCAAGACGCTGCCTCCTGGGGCCCAGAGGTCCTGGGTAGAGGGGAGTGGTCCCTGAAGGTGGCCATAATGCCTTAGCCTGGTCAGGGACTGAGAGGCTGGGGAAATTCATGCAGCAGAGGCGGGAACAGGCATGGGCTCCAAGGAGGGGCACTGGATGCCCTGAAGACACCGGACCCGGAGGAGGGTGCCCAGTGGCCGCCCACCTGTGTGTAGGTGCAGTTCTTCTTCCTGCACTTGCCGCAGGTAAACAGGTCTGTCTGCGTGCCGCCAGTGCGCGCCATCTGGTGCTCTCGGATGGCCTCCTTGGTCATGGTCTTACGGATCTCCTTCAGCTCGTCACTGGCCATCTCCTGGAGCACGGGGCCAGTGGCTTAGCCCACCACTCCGAGGGAGCAACCCTCCAGCCCCTCCAACGGGGGCTCACCTCTGAGGTCATCACGGCAATCTGCTGGGGTGTTATGGCCCCACACAGCACATTCCGCCGCAGGTCAGGGTTCTTGGCATCCTTCAGGTTGGAGATACGACTCCGTACACGGTTCTTATACTTCATGTCTGTGTTTCCAACGTCCCGGAAGATGCGTGCAAGTGTTTTAAGGACCCACCTGAGGACAACGTCGCTGCCCTCCAGCTACCACCTGCCCCGCTGCGGGCCAtgttggggtgggggctggaaaGCTTCTGCCCACCCACACCTGGTGGAGAGGTGAAGGGCTGCAGGGCCAAGCCTGCCCCAGGCCCATTCCTGACTGAGACCCAGCTTCAGGCTACAGCCCCAGGGGACCTAGGCCCCACCAGCAGGCAGAATCAGCCCCCCAGCTGGTCCGGGGGCCCTCCTGGGGTGAGACAGCCTGACCACCCAGGCAGGTGACCACCCAGGCAGGTGACCCCTAGACAGCTGGGCAGTGGCATCCAGCAGCCACCAGAGGGCGCCAGGCCAGGCAGCCTCCTGACCACCAGAAACCCAGGCCCACAGCCCCTACCCAAAGGATATATTCCTCGATCTGAGCCGACAGGCGCTCGCAGTCCGCACCGATGGCCACGTGGTCACCTGCAAGAGGGAGCCCTGACTAGTTGCCCCAATGGTTTCTCCACCTGCCACCCCTTCTGCCTGCAAAACACCCTGGCAGCTTAGAGGGGACATCCGGGTCCCTGCAAGAGGCCCATGATCCAGGCACAGGCCCCACGCCCCTGCCAGGGCCACAGCAGTGGGCTGGGGGAGGACAGTCGCCCCTCTAGAAGCAGGCCTCCGTGGGCAGGCAGGGACCCAGGCCACCCTGTGAACCCCAGCGGGTGTCAGGAGCCAGGGCCGGCCGCACTCACGGTCCGTCTGCAGGGCCTCCGTGGGCAGGCAGGGACCCGGGCCACCCTGTGAACCCCAGCGGGTGTCAGGAGCCAGGGCCGGCCGCACTCACGGTCCGTCTGCAGGCCTCCGTGGGCAGGCAGGGACCCGGGCCACCCTGTGAACCCCAGCGGGTGTCAGGAGCCAGGGCCGGCCGCACTCACGGTCCGTCTGCAGGGCAGCAGCCAGCATCTCACGGCACTTGCTGCGTACGGCATCACAGGTGACAGGCACCGGCGGAAACGTGGTGATCCTCGGAGTCGACGGTGCCCTGGGCAGCTCTGGCCTCTTGCGGCTGCAGAGAGCCAGGGCCAGCTGGGTTCAGACTCAAGGCTGCAGGCACCCCAGCGAGACGGTGGTCCCAGAAGCAGCAGATGCCACAGCATCACCCCCTCCAAACCCTGCTCGTCCTACTCTGCCAGAGTCCAACAGTGGCCTGTGGCCCTGCCTATCTTGAGTCCAGCCCAGATGTCCATGGGGTGTGcccagcagccaggagggagggggCCGTGAGGTCCCCAGTGGGTCAGGGTGTACTCCCCAGGTGTGAACAGGATCCCAGACCCAGCAGTCAGCATCTGGGCAGCATCACCAGTCAATCAGAAGGAACCTGGCAGTTCCTGCCACCCCTGGGGTGCCCACCCACTGGGCCGCAACACAAATACTCTGCtgagggcagctgcagctgctgcctgGTCAGGGAGAGGGCGAGACCCACAGCTGTCTAGCGGTGAGACAAGGCGGGGCCACCCAAGGCCAGGTTCTGCTGTCACAGATGACCCCCTGGGCACGTACGGAATGGGACAAGGATGCCCCTCAGGGCTGGACCCCAACATGGGGCTGCCCAACGACCAGGCTGCATCCACCTAGCCCTCCCCTCATCCCCTCTGTGGAAGTTGGCAGAAGCAGGCAGCTTCCTGGAGGAAAACCAACTTGCAAAGGTGTCCGTGAGCTCCTGGTGGCCCAGTCACCACAACCCAGTGTGGTCAAGGGCAATGCCATCTCTCCGCTATAGCCTGCCACAATAAGCACCCCCAGCTCCCAGCTGCAGGCCACAGAGCCCTCATCGGCCCCTGGCAGCGGTGACCACACGTGCACatgcagggcaggagaggggagcTGGGCCCCCACCTTTGGTTCTGGGCAGAATTTTGCCAGAAGGAGGGGCCCTCGTTGAGTGAGGCTGAGGGGGAAGCAAGAACCAGACCCAGCAGGGGGCCTTGGGGGAAGAGGCCAGGGGGCTCCCACAGGCCCACTCAGGGTATACAGCAGCTCTTGGCAGAGgaagaggccaaggtggctggctAACAGCCAGGTGGACACAGACCCACATCTCAAGTGGTCAGTGCAGGCAGGACACACCACAAGGCCAGGGTCCAGCATGAGGCTGACTGACTCTGTGTAGGGCCTCAAAGCAGTGCCTAGGCACACGGAGACTGGCACCCTTTCTCTGGCAAGGAAACAGGCTGGGAAGCAGGAGTGTGTGCACCTGCCTTCCAGGTGTGCTACCTGGGATCCGGGGCCTCTGAGGCATCCCTTGAGGACGTGGGCAGAGGCGTGCCCCTCCCCCGCTCCCTGGCTTTGGCATCGGAAGCATCTGCAGGAAAGATCGGGGATGGGCTGATCAgggggaggcagagaagggaggggCGCAGACCACCACCAAGGTACAGCCTCAGCCCGACCACCAACAcggacccagccccagcccccagccccccacccagcCAGAGGAGCCAGGGGCCAGGAGGCTGCCCAGCCTCTGTGAACAGGTCCTCACCCTCCCCAGCAACCTGTCTGTCTCTGCAGTCCCAAGGCTGCCTCCCCAGAACCCTTTCCTGTACAAGCACCCACTCACAGAGAC
It contains:
- the RGS19 gene encoding regulator of G-protein signaling 19 isoform X2, with the translated sequence MSSHDAASPAAPSRNPCCLCWCCCCSCSWNQERRRAWQASRESKLQPLPSCEVCATPSPEEVQSWAQSFDKLMHSPAGRSVFRAFLRTEYSEENMLFWLACEELKAEANQHVVDEKARLIYEDYVSILSPKEVSLDSRVREGINKKMQEPSAHTFDDAQLQIYTLMHRDSYPRFLSSPTYRALLLQGPSQSSSEA
- the TCEA2 gene encoding transcription elongation factor A protein 2 isoform X2; its protein translation is MMGKEEEIARIARRLDKMVTKKSAEGAMDLLRELKAMPITLHLLQSTRVGMSVNALRKQSSDEEVIALAKSLIKSWKKLLDASDAKARERGRGTPLPTSSRDASEAPDPSRKRPELPRAPSTPRITTFPPVPVTCDAVRSKCREMLAAALQTDRDHVAIGADCERLSAQIEECIFRDVGNTDMKYKNRVRSRISNLKDAKNPDLRRNVLCGAITPQQIAVMTSEEMASDELKEIRKTMTKEAIREHQMARTGGTQTDLFTCGKCRKKNCTYTQVQTRSSDEPMTTFVVCNECGNRWKFC
- the RGS19 gene encoding regulator of G-protein signaling 19 isoform X1, whose product is MPTPHEAEKQITGPEEADRPPSMSSHDAASPAAPSRNPCCLCWCCCCSCSWNQERRRAWQASRESKLQPLPSCEVCATPSPEEVQSWAQSFDKLMHSPAGRSVFRAFLRTEYSEENMLFWLACEELKAEANQHVVDEKARLIYEDYVSILSPKEVSLDSRVREGINKKMQEPSAHTFDDAQLQIYTLMHRDSYPRFLSSPTYRALLLQGPSQSSSEA
- the TCEA2 gene encoding transcription elongation factor A protein 2 isoform X1, whose translation is MMGKEEEIARIARRLDKMVTKKSAEGAMDLLRELKAMPITLHLLQSTRVGMSVNALRKQSSDEEVIALAKSLIKSWKKLLDASDAKARERGRGTPLPTSSRDASEAPDPSRKRPELPRAPSTPRITTFPPVPVTCDAVRSKCREMLAAALQTDRDHVAIGADCERLSAQIEECIFRDVGNTDMKYKNRVRSRISNLKDAKNPDLRRNVLCGAITPQQIAVMTSEEMASDELKEIRKTMTKEAIREHQMARTGGTQTDLFTCGKCRKKNCTYTQVQTRSSDEPMTTFVVCNECGNRWKVGERAQAAPPSSVLWRWGVSASVGSVV
- the TCEA2 gene encoding transcription elongation factor A protein 2 isoform X3, whose protein sequence is MDLLRELKAMPITLHLLQSTRVGMSVNALRKQSSDEEVIALAKSLIKSWKKLLDASDAKARERGRGTPLPTSSRDASEAPDPSRKRPELPRAPSTPRITTFPPVPVTCDAVRSKCREMLAAALQTDRDHVAIGADCERLSAQIEECIFRDVGNTDMKYKNRVRSRISNLKDAKNPDLRRNVLCGAITPQQIAVMTSEEMASDELKEIRKTMTKEAIREHQMARTGGTQTDLFTCGKCRKKNCTYTQVQTRSSDEPMTTFVVCNECGNRWKVGERAQAAPPSSVLWRWGVSASVGSVV